From Methanococcus maripaludis, the proteins below share one genomic window:
- a CDS encoding 4Fe-4S binding protein encodes MSHEGEEFNKIFSKGKFLKNIFFNLFRSYKNPEIIGETTNPELEDCICCGLCVDVCPTNAISVFKFRDIICEHCGACLNVCPVDAIEKNRFSVDSEKCIKCGVCSIFCTIPILKNEIPVLNVPEVTNECNNCKLCIQKCPQKAISFEDGKISINSKCNLCLKCVEFCPLNALKSPKDSLKSKIIKVDLNSCIFCKDCEEICPVKK; translated from the coding sequence ATGTCTCACGAAGGCGAAGAGTTTAACAAAATTTTTTCAAAAGGAAAATTTTTAAAAAATATTTTTTTCAACCTGTTCAGATCATACAAAAATCCTGAAATTATTGGAGAAACCACAAATCCAGAACTTGAAGATTGCATATGCTGCGGTTTATGCGTTGATGTATGTCCAACAAATGCGATATCTGTTTTTAAATTTCGAGATATAATCTGTGAACACTGCGGTGCGTGTTTGAATGTATGTCCTGTTGATGCAATTGAAAAAAATCGATTTTCAGTTGATTCTGAAAAATGCATAAAATGCGGAGTATGTTCAATATTTTGCACAATTCCAATTTTAAAAAACGAAATACCTGTTTTAAATGTTCCTGAAGTTACCAATGAGTGCAATAACTGTAAACTGTGTATTCAAAAATGCCCTCAAAAAGCAATTTCTTTTGAAGATGGCAAAATTTCAATAAATTCAAAATGTAATTTATGCCTTAAGTGTGTTGAATTCTGCCCCCTTAATGCATTAAAATCCCCAAAAGATTCATTAAAGTCCAAAATTATTAAAGTAGATCTAAATTCATGTATTTTCTGTAAAGACTGCGAAGAAATATGTCCCGTTAAAAAGTGA